GTAATAGGTTGGCTTTAGTTTGGTTATTTACTATGAGCATGTTCTTGTTAAATGGCTTTAGGGTCTGCTACTTAATGGGCAAGAGATTGCTGTAAAAAGACTATCCAAAAATTCAAGACAAGGAGTAGAAGAATTTAAGAATGAAGTTATGTTGATTGCCAAGCTTCAACACAGGAATCTTGTTAAACTTCTTGGATGCTGCATTGAGAGAGAAGAACAGATGTTAGTTTATGAATACTTGCCAAACAAAAGCTTGGACTCGTTTCTTTTTGGTAAGGCTTTTCAATATCTAAGATATTTTGATTATAGAAATTATAGATTTTAAAAATCTACTAATTGGCTGTCTAACTGTAATTTGCATGGAGGAATATGAATAAGGTacttggattacatcatttggctcGAAtgaattatttacaatttttgtgtAGATGAAGCAAGAAGATTATTTTTGGATTGGGGAAAACGCTTCAATATTATCATTGGCATTGCTCGCGGGATCTTATATCTTCATCAAGACTCAAGTTTAAGAATTATTCATAGGGATTTAAAATGCAGCAACATTCTACTAGATAGTGAAATGAATCCAAAAATTTCTGACTTTGGTATGGCCAGATTATTCATAAATGACCAAATTCAGAACAAGACAAATCGAGTTGTTGGAACATAGTAAGTACCTTTGTTCACCTAGAGATAGGCATAGTTCATACATTTATCTACATTACCAGTTCAACAAAAAAGGAAACTCTCTGCAGATGAAAAGAACAATAAGACTAATTTTTCATAGTTTTCTCTTGCAGCGGCTATATGTCACCAGAATATGCAGTATTtggaaaattttcaataaaatctgATGTGTTTAGCTTTGGGGTGATATTGTTGGAGATTATAAGTGGCAAGAAGAGCACTGGTTTTAACATGGAGGATGCTTCCCTAAGCTTGATAGGACATGTAAACTTCTCTACTCATGTAGTCATATGACTCCAAACTTCaatgtttatatttattttttttttcctggtgCATATACTCATAGGTCTGGGAACTATGGAGTGAAGGCAGGGCACTGGAACTCATAGATTCATCATTAGAGGAGTCTTATATTCCTCATGAAGTTTCGAGATGCATTCAAATCGGACTCTTATGTGTGCAAGAAGATGCTATGGACAGACCAACCATGTTAGTAGTTGTTCTCATGTTGAATAGTGAAATGGCTCTTCCTTCACCAAAACAACCTGCATTTATATTTAGAAAATCCAGCAACAATTCTAACTCAACTCTAGGGGAAGAAGGACCATGTTCTGTAAATGAGGTGACAATGACTGGAGTTGTAACTCGCTAAACTGTAGCTGCAGTGGAGATTTCTATAACTGTTGTGTGACTACAATAGGTGCAACATGTCTGGATATGAGATGTTCTACAAGCAGGGGAAGAAAAGACTAGGATCTCAGACTAACTGCTGCATTAAGTTCTCTCCTATTTAATCCAAGTGGGCTCAATTCATCCGGAACATTGAGGTCAGTTATTACATGATTGAATGTGAATCATGGTTTCAAATCGCAGTGGCGGCCGTATTCGCGGTCACGGTTGTAGGTAATAAGCCTGTAATGGGTGTAACGTAATGTTAACTACTTAACGCTAtgcaaattattttgaaaaatttgtAAAATCCATAAAATGAAGATATTGATACAAGTAAAATTAAGATGCACAATTGTATCATAAAGACattaaatttatcatttttagacattaataaaaaaagaagaaaaaaatacgATTTGCATATGATATGTGGCAAATGCATAATTAAAGTAACGATTGTTATCGTTACTTAATGGTAAATGATAGCCAATACAACTCAGGATTTAACTTGTAAATAATGTAGCGCAGTTATTTGAAACCATGATGTGAATTTAGTTTTTGCCTTTACGTATCTTCTTTTCTTATAttgatgtatattataaattattttcctACCACTTTCAATTACATCTCTCCTCTATTATTTTCTTGGTTCTCTCTTCCATTATTGGTGTCTACTATGCTGAGGATCCTAATGCAATCTCCCATATGGTCAACTATAATATAAAAACAAACAATGTCATTAATTCTATAAACTATAACTCATTAAttccttttaaaaaaatatatcattaaAGTATATTGATGTACCCACCTGCAAATTATTGAATATGAACTATGGATTTCTTCCTTAGAGGATTTGGATTTGGATTTGGATTTAGGTGACTTTAGCTAGGCTGGTTTTGTTGGACTATGTCTGTGCTCATTGCATTACAAGAATTTGAGCTTATTGACTGGTCTCTTTTCCTATTTggatgtgcacaaaaatttttcaccAGCTCTCaaccattttttctttttcttttaaaataaaaaaaaaattacaggtGAAAGGTAGATTTCCAGGGTGTGAATGGGGTTGGCACAGTGACAGACGTGTCCAAATTGACATAAAGAATGGCCGTGGGCCATGCCTATCCTCTTAGGGCTTCTATTTAAGAAACCACGGGAGAATTTATCTTTTCATTTACGAATAGTCCCCATCACATTCATGTCAGTTAGGGCTAATTTGTTTTATCCCTTGCAAATTGCAATGCATGCATGAACTGAGATGATaagttcaattaattttttttttcattattttatttttaattttaacaatttgGGTAGCAGCCTTTGCTGTGTTCTATTAACTTACATTAGAGTAAATGACAATGACAAGCTATGAGGTCCACTTCCCGATTGTTGGAATTGCCAAGCATATAGGTCGCTGCATTTTTCACGAGTTCAAGATAATGTGGTTCTGGTGTAAAATTTCCTATTCCCAGTTAGGGGAGACCAATAACTGCCAAGTGTGTCCACTGTGCAAAACCCAACATCAAACCATGGATGCGAGAAGACTCTTCCTGCATTCTTTTTTCATGGTCCATCTATTCATGTTATGTTCTTCAGTCGACACTATTGCCAGAAACCAAACCATCAAAGAAGGCCAACTTCTAATCTCTGAAGAAAACCATTTTGCTTTAGGATTTTTTAGCCCTGGCAATTCCAGATATAGATATCTTGGAATATGGTTCCATACGATATCAGAACAAACAGTGGTGTGGGTAGCAAACAGGGACAATCCAATCACTGGTTCCTCGGGAGTTCTCTCAGTTAACCATAATGGAAATCTCGTTCTCTATGGTGATCATGACCAAATCTTTCCAGTATGGTCTGCAAATGTCTCTGTGGTTGCAGCAGATGCTTGTGAAGCTCAGCTCTTGGACACAGGGAATTTAGTTTTAGTCCAgggaagaaataaaaaaattctgTGGCAAAGCTTTGATTATCCCACAAATACCCTGCTACAAGGAATGAAAATTGGTGTGAACTTGAAAACGGGTATGGAAACGTTCCTAACTTCTTGGAGATCAGCGCATGATCCAGGAATTGGAAACTATTCATTTAGGCTCAATCCAAGTGGATCACCAGAGTTTTATCTATACAAGGGTACCAACCCCTATTGGCGAAGTATACCATGGCCTTGGAGAACAAATGCAGAAGTCTACAAGAACAGTTTTGTTAACAATCTTGAAGATATATACTATACCTACTCTGCTGACTACTCTTCTGTCATCATAAGAGTCGTAGTAGAGGAATCAGGATTGCTCAAGCGGCTAACTTGGCATGAAAGTGACAGCCAATGGAAGGAATACTGGTCAGCACCTAAGCACAAGTGTGACTCTTTAGGGCAGTGTGGTCCTAACAGTTTGTGCGATCCTTATAATTTTACTAACTATGAATGTGCTTGTTTACCTGGGTATGAACCCAAGTTCCCAAAGGACTGGCATCTAAGAGATGGGTCAGGTGGGTGCATCAGGAAGCGACTGGAATCTTCCTCGGTTTGTGGACATGAAGAAGGTTTTGTGAAACTGTCAATGGTTAAGATTCCTGTTTCTTCAGCAGCTGTCTGGGTGGATATGAGTATGAGTCAGATGGACTGCCAAAAAGAGTGCAAGAATAATTGTTCCTGCACTGCATATGCAAGTATACCAATTGCTGGGAAAGGAACCGGTTGCTTATCATGGTATGGGGAAATAATGGATACAATAGATCATACATATTATGGATACGATCTCTATGTTCGTGTTGATGCTGTTGAATTAGGTATTGTGTTATTTCTTGGTATTAAATTTGAATTGAGTCATATCAGCCATTAAAAACCCAAGGAATTTGTTGGGCTTTAATTTCTTCTAAATATTCTCACTTGTATGTAGCTAAGCAAGCAAGGAAATCATACCGTTCTCTTAAAATGGAGGGGACGCTGCCCATTCTGGTACTGTGTGTTGCCTCTGTATGGTTTGTCGTTACCATATTTACCTGTTTATGGTTGAGGAGAAAAGGTAAAAAATCAACCTTTGTCCTTTGTTTTGCATTAAGGTCTTACGGGAGAATTTAGATTAAGCATCTGATTAAAATATTGCGTTTTGATGAAAAACAGTAAAGAAAAGAAGGAATAGAAGATCAGTTGATCAAATCAGTGGTTACAAAGATACTTTTACTGCAAATGAGCTAGGGGACAGCAATAAGCATCCAGATTTGGCCTTTTTAAGTCTCAACACCATATTAGTTGCCACTAACAATTTATCTTCAGCTAACAAAATAGGGCAAGGTGGTTTTGGATCTGTTTATAAGGTAAAATATCCCTCACAATGTTTAAACCTCAAGGATTTCTTAGTGTGATGCATGTACAATTTCCTGCCTCTCTCTGTTTTATTGAAAAGTTATGTGCGATCAAACTGGctttaaattgattgaaaatgGTTCCAGGGTCGGCTGGCTAATGGACAGGACATTGCTGTAAAAAGACTATCCAAAAATTCAGGGCAAGGAAAAGAAGAATTCAAAAATGAAGTTATGTTAATTGCTCAGCTTCAACACCGGAATCTTGTGAAACTACTAGGATGTTGTATTCAGGGAGAAGAAcgaattttaatttatgaatacTTGCCAAATGGAAGCCTGGACTTATTTATTTTTGGTAGCTTTACGCATCTATTCCCTGTTTTAGACTCTGTGGACTATATTATTTAAAGTTAATTcgcatgaaaattttcaaattttgttgTAGATGAGACAAGAAAGTCATGTTTGAGTTGGAATAAACGCTTCAGTATTATTCTTGGGATTGCCCGTGGAATTTTATATCTTCATGAGGATTCGAGGTTGAGAGTTATCCACAGAGATTTAAAAAGTAGCAACATCCTCTTAGATGCAGAGATGAATCCCAAAATTTCGGATTTTGGATTGGCAAAAGTACTCAAAGATGATCAAATTCAAAATAAGACGAGCAGAGTCGTTGGAACTTAGTAAGTAGTCTTAGTAAGTAGTCTTATGTTATATTATACAAGCCATGATGCGCCATTCTTCCTCAATGCCACATAACCTGGAAAGACCATAAATTCTCTCGTAATTATCTTCTTTTACAGTGGCTATATGTCCCCCGAGTATGCAGTATTTGGAAGATTTTCTATTAAGTCAGACGTCTTCAGTTTTGGAGTTGTATTACTGGAGATTGTAAGTGGCAAGAAAAATAATGGTTTTATTCATGACCTTTCTCTGAGCTTGATAGGACATGTAAGTGATGGAAACTTCAAGCAGGCTATAGTAACAATAGCTTATAAAATTTAGGACACATAATGAAAATTGTTTCCCTGTGTTTCCCAGGTGTGGGAGCTATGGAGAGAAGATAGAGCACTGGAGATAATTGATTCATCGTTGAAAGATTCATACAATCCTGATGAAGCCCTGAGATGCATTCAAGTTGGACTCTTatgtgttcaagaagctgctttTGATAGACCAACTATGTTACAAGTTGTTCTAATGCTGAGTAGTGAAACAACTCTTCCTTCTCCAAAACAGCCTGCCTTCATTTTCAGAAAATCTTGCAGCAGTTCTAACTCATCACTAGTGGGGGAAGATGGGTCTGCATGCTCTATTAATGATGTGACGATTACAGCAGTTACCACTCGCTAATTTCAGATCAATTCATTATATAAAAGATTTATTGTTAGTCAAGTGCATTTGGAAGGTCTAAtatcaatttcatttaatttttgctATTGAATAACTGTTTCATTTTAATTAGCTATTCTTAGATTCAATACAAATTTTAATAAGGAATATTAGTTTATAGAATAAtagtttcataattttaattattttattggaTTTTAACttataatctttattatttaaaataatattttttaaaaaataatatgataTTAATTCAACATTTAAGTAAAGAATAACCAAAATAGGAAATGTTAGATTTAGCAGCATAATTTTTATTaccaaaaatataacatttatgatataaaattatagatatatgcattttacaataaaattgcagttactgtaaaaaaaaaagttattagcagtaattattactataattgttataaaaatttataaatgatgACAATAATTGCTCTTATATCTTTTTTATGTTGTTTATGTTATTATTGTATGTCAACTTTATAACAACAAAACTAATATGTTGTAAAATTTTTACCGTTAATTCTAACATTTTGTAACaccattaatttttaaattaattattttatgggtaaatattaaattttattttatttaaattttgaaaaattatttgaaatttttaaattttagaaatcgggtttaaTTTTTCGAAAATGTGAAACttagatgatttttaaaaattaatttaaagattacgtgataaaactaaaaatatatttagattttatgaattttactaagttttttgaaattttttcagaatttttggacttcATTTTTATTCCAGGGcagaataaaaaatttaattttaagtatcCTGAATCAAACAGGTTGAATCGAACTAAACCAGGTCGGACCGATTGAATTGGACAggcccttttcttttcttcttctccttccccGGCGCGCCCGATACTCTCTCTCCCATctccatttctctctcctctctcctcctcttGCTGCTCTACCACGGCCCCAGCCTTTCTCTGTTGCTGGCGTGCCTCTAGGGACCATCCCTGCTATCGGCCGACGCTCTAGGCCACCGGAAAATTGCCCCAAAAACTCCCCTATGCGCACGACTCTTCAACTTTTTGGGTCGAttctggccgatccggccaccgattagatcgggtcttgtcccaaaactcatctacacctcgagagctttccatagacaccaagaacacaaaaattCATCAAGCCGTTTATTCAATTTTTGTccgaaaagttttagcccatttcaaattttgggctagatttctcgcaaatcaTGAACCCCACGAAAAATCCGAGAATACTGGAGTGCTCCCCTcaacgagagcttcgcggcaatactcatttcaaaattttccgacaccgcttttcgatgggtcccacggaacttcgcagtatttttctgagcattaaatgagcttaataaattttgtaaaaattatgtactaactcccgtgttgtgggcttcgcgttGGTATGCTCGTTTCGTGGGAATTTAACAGTTGCTTGGGTCTACAATTTCGGACTCGGTAAtgtaggggtggggcgtgaggcgaaatatcatccattagaattatataaaatgcaccaggtaatgcctaggaaagatggtggagtcacaatggtctcacttaaataccacctccttagacagcatttcctagacatgcacttcatacaatcctaatagaatcaaaccactggtaagtaccgtcttcccataacactaccacggtactaaggatttatgccacgaaggcatagatagacaggagtcgccactcgggtaataaccgggacatattcagtgtttcttccgagggtcatggatggcaacttactccttggagagtttccacaaccgtcattaccatagcccaatgtctaggttcgggatagtgggtacgtaaggggaaggtgttaggcaccccttacgcctggtctaacctcgttaattcgagtgccagtcctctactaatgtttctagaagtcttgtttattattcctttattaaacttttatcctaaaaaatgcaattctaatcctacacacgcaagtaattcacaaaaagggttgttgtttacacacaattttcatgcacaagtaattcctatctatggggttgctaattatttaaatgatatttacggatgactaaaattaatttattattgggaatttaatttacaaacaaattcaatttcaaataaccctatgtttctatttaacctaattaattaattttcaccaagttaccctaaggataattgaactaagtcaaTTAtgtacatgtttaatttattctaatatcacataagtcccaaacaatcacaacctaataaagatttctaacatgcaaatttattttacgattaccaagtattaaattaaatttattttacatgcccatattagtttaatttacaaacaagattaattttaatttacaaagtatttatttaaattaattacatgcaaaagtcagttaaattagaaaacaaagttaattttaatttaccaaatgaaagttctattattactacaatttcatgccaatggttattcgagaaatttagagctacttacttgttgataaatacagttgccattggggcaagctacccttaaaaaagggtcttctcttctagtatggcaatgatatccctggcttactcccgtttagctccatataagctccacgcaaatgccctctttggtacttaccttagggctacttaccaattttatttttaataaaaaataaagaaactaaagaaaataaaagaaataaagagacagaaactaaacatgtgcagagttgtatatcccctcaaattaaacatgattacatgatccatatgaatatataaaataaattgaagacaaagagcatagaattaaaatattgtgtggcatagatcttgaaaagaaaataataaaaaactgaCCTTATAGAAATATTGTAtgcaaatcttcttgaagaaaagaaaaaaaataagaaagaactcaaagagtcttgaatatctctaaatttcctatagctctgaattttctcttcctctttcctcccatcatccccctcttctcttctctagtagggtatttatagggttttgggagagaggtgtgatagggtttggagtcttaggatgataaagtttagatgacttgaacaactacaattgtagaattcgaataagactgggatatgggtgaggtgtttcaaccaataggaagacaggaaagaatggaaggcaccaatagggaatgaggaagaggtgtggtaggatttggagtcttagggtgataaagtttagatgacttaaacaact
The sequence above is a segment of the Hevea brasiliensis isolate MT/VB/25A 57/8 chromosome 11, ASM3005281v1, whole genome shotgun sequence genome. Coding sequences within it:
- the LOC110650413 gene encoding LOW QUALITY PROTEIN: uncharacterized protein LOC110650413 (The sequence of the model RefSeq protein was modified relative to this genomic sequence to represent the inferred CDS: substituted 1 base at 1 genomic stop codon): MATQNMFSQSLLLCLLFSFSVSQDTLLATQMIKDGNFLISEENTFELGFFSPGSSSYRYLGIWFHKLREQTVVWVANRNNPIHGFSGVLSINQHGNLVLYGDHEQKVRVWSTNVSVKATETCTAQLLDSGNLVLIQGRSKRIVWQSFDYPTDTIIRGMKFGLNWKNGLDWSLTSWRSADDPGTGNYSAKLDPSGSPQYFLYNGAKRHWRSVSWPWPWRALPNVRNYSFVNNQDEVYFTFFRDETSSIVRIKMDYSGLIKWSTWHESEGQWKEFWSAPKYQCDFYGNCGAYSNCYPSNGLTFECSCLPGYEPKSPKDWHLRDGLSGCVRKRLESSSVCGHGEGFVKVEHVKVPDTSAAVWVDMSMSQSDCEQECKRNCSCAAYASIPIAGKGMGCLAWYGVLIDTVNFGDESKYDLYIRVDALELAEIARKSKGFFETKGMIAILVLSSVSAWFVIIIFAYLWFSKGSKKRTTRDKKNKRSVHPMDGLSFHEDGWTENGLGGIEINPHLEFFGISAMLGATNNFSPANILGQGGFGPVYKGLLLNGQEIAVKRLSKNSRQGVEEFKNEVMLIAKLQHRNLVKLLGCCIEREEQMLVYEYLPNKSLDSFLFDEARRLFLDWGKRFNIIIGIARGILYLHQDSSLRIIHRDLKCSNILLDSEMNPKISDFGMARLFINDQIQNKTNRVVGTYGYMSPEYAVFGKFSIKSDVFSFGVILLEIISGKKSTGFNMEDASLSLIGHVWELWSEGRALELIDSSLEESYIPHEVSRCIQIGLLCVQEDAMDRPTMLVVVLMLNSEMALPSPKQPAFIFRKSSNNSNSTLGEEGPCSVNEVTMTGVVTRXTVAATNNCQVCPLCKTQHQTMDARRLFLHSFFMVHLFMLCSSVDTIARNQTIKEGQLLISEENHFALGFFSPGNSRYRYLGIWFHTISEQTVVWVANRDNPITGSSGVLSVNHNGNLVLYGDHDQIFPVWSANVSVVAADACEAQLLDTGNLVLVQGRNKKILWQSFDYPTNTLLQGMKIGVNLKTGMETFLTSWRSAHDPGIGNYSFRLNPSGSPEFYLYKGTNPYWRSIPWPWRTNAEVYKNSFVNNLEDIYYTYSADYSSVIIRVVVEESGLLKRLTWHESDSQWKEYWSAPKHKCDSLGQCGPNSLCDPYNFTNYECACLPGYEPKFPKDWHLRDGSGGCIRKRLESSSVCGHEEGFVKLSMVKIPVSSAAVWVDMSMSQMDCQKECKNNCSCTAYASIPIAGKGTGCLSWYGEIMDTIDHTYYGYDLYVRVDAVELAKQARKSYRSLKMEGTLPILVLCVASVWFVVTIFTCLWLRRKVKKRRNRRSVDQISGYKDTFTANELGDSNKHPDLAFLSLNTILVATNNLSSANKIGQGGFGSVYKGRLANGQDIAVKRLSKNSGQGKEEFKNEVMLIAQLQHRNLVKLLGCCIQGEERILIYEYLPNGSLDLFIFDETRKSCLSWNKRFSIILGIARGILYLHEDSRLRVIHRDLKSSNILLDAEMNPKISDFGLAKVLKDDQIQNKTSRVVGTYGYMSPEYAVFGRFSIKSDVFSFGVVLLEIVSGKKNNGFIHDLSLSLIGHVWELWREDRALEIIDSSLKDSYNPDEALRCIQVGLLCVQEAAFDRPTMLQVVLMLSSETTLPSPKQPAFIFRKSCSSSNSSLVGEDGSACSINDVTITAVTTR